In Planctomicrobium piriforme, a genomic segment contains:
- a CDS encoding SpoIIE family protein phosphatase — translation MATLIVLGLPAAGTRHLIQKHRHVILGRDPTCDVILQRQAVSRFHAQVLSNQGHYYLEDLQSTNGTFLNGRRVQKRETLQDGDRITLHDIPIAFYVSDEVPRAADETVRNIVADGDKQSTEFELAATSGAAGVRTLRGRLETLIEISRDLGSSLELNEILPRVLDLLFRMFTQTIIGEIHLVETDGQLRPVAMKHGRDADSTDLTGAPFNVELIQEVLKSGQGIVRTEEGGDASMALDGFTQCTVCAPILGPESIPWGVILLQADGSSFGFSDDDLELVSAVAVLTGQSIGYARAHDIVVEHNNTQRQLETARQIQLGMLPRERPQYPGYDFVHHYAAAERVGGDYFFYEMLRDGRVIFGIADASGKGLPAAMHIVRFAGEVRLRIATSPTLKSAVASLNQFVMDGADECMFITACICVLDPRQNLLTLANAGHPPPLLKRKSTGKVEQLLPARKSFPLGIARNYEIHPLTVAIDPGDQVVLYTDGVSEAMNHRNELFGTERLTAEMDAQDCPIDQMLSNIVSKVERFREGRAPSDDMTIVGFERGIR, via the coding sequence ATGGCGACATTAATTGTACTCGGCCTGCCCGCCGCGGGGACGCGGCATCTGATTCAGAAGCACCGTCATGTCATTCTTGGACGTGATCCGACGTGCGATGTCATTCTCCAGCGACAGGCGGTCTCCCGCTTTCATGCACAGGTGCTCTCCAATCAAGGGCACTACTACCTGGAAGATCTGCAAAGCACGAACGGCACCTTCCTCAACGGCCGTCGCGTGCAGAAGCGGGAAACCCTGCAGGATGGCGACCGCATCACTCTGCACGATATCCCCATCGCCTTCTATGTGTCAGACGAGGTTCCTCGCGCGGCAGATGAAACCGTTCGCAACATCGTCGCCGACGGGGACAAGCAATCCACCGAATTCGAACTTGCCGCCACCAGCGGCGCAGCCGGGGTTCGCACTCTACGGGGCCGGCTCGAAACGCTGATCGAGATCTCGCGCGATCTCGGCAGCAGCCTCGAGCTGAACGAAATTCTTCCCCGCGTTCTCGATCTCCTGTTCCGCATGTTCACGCAGACGATCATTGGGGAAATTCATCTCGTCGAAACGGACGGCCAATTGCGGCCGGTCGCCATGAAGCATGGCCGCGACGCCGACAGCACCGACCTCACCGGCGCGCCGTTCAACGTCGAGCTCATTCAGGAAGTGTTGAAATCCGGCCAGGGGATCGTCCGCACCGAAGAAGGGGGCGATGCCAGCATGGCCCTCGACGGGTTCACGCAATGCACTGTTTGCGCTCCCATCCTCGGCCCTGAGTCCATCCCCTGGGGGGTCATCCTCCTGCAGGCAGATGGATCGTCGTTCGGATTCAGCGATGACGATCTCGAACTCGTCTCCGCCGTCGCCGTCCTCACCGGTCAATCGATCGGATACGCCCGGGCACATGATATCGTCGTCGAGCACAACAACACGCAGCGCCAGCTCGAAACCGCCCGGCAGATCCAGCTCGGCATGCTCCCCCGCGAACGACCGCAGTATCCCGGCTATGACTTCGTCCATCACTATGCGGCGGCCGAGCGAGTCGGCGGCGACTACTTCTTCTACGAGATGCTGCGTGACGGCCGTGTGATCTTCGGTATCGCCGACGCCTCAGGCAAGGGCCTGCCTGCCGCCATGCACATCGTCCGCTTCGCCGGCGAAGTCCGACTGCGGATTGCGACTTCTCCCACGCTCAAATCCGCCGTCGCCAGCCTGAATCAATTCGTGATGGACGGCGCTGACGAGTGCATGTTCATCACCGCCTGCATCTGCGTCCTCGACCCGCGACAGAATCTGCTGACGCTGGCGAACGCCGGGCATCCGCCTCCATTGCTCAAACGAAAAAGCACCGGCAAGGTCGAACAACTGCTGCCGGCGCGGAAGAGCTTCCCGCTCGGCATCGCTCGCAACTATGAAATTCATCCGCTGACCGTCGCGATTGATCCCGGCGATCAGGTGGTTCTCTACACCGACGGCGTGTCAGAGGCGATGAACCATCGCAATGAACTCTTCGGAACCGAACGCCTGACGGCGGAGATGGACGCGCAGGACTGCCCCATCGACCAGATGCTGTCCAACATCGTGTCGAAGGTCGAACGCTTCCGCGAAGGCCGCGCTCCCAGCGATGACATGACCATCGTGGGGTTCGAACGGGGCATTCGTTAG
- a CDS encoding Gfo/Idh/MocA family protein, with protein MSLKHGESQRVDAGMDRRQFLFAAGAMAAWAATPVLAGEKRWRVGVIGHTGRGNYGHGLDTMWLALPETEVVGFADADAMGREKEKARLPGVPAFADYREMLSKLKPDIVAIGPRDVSEHRDMILAAIEAGAKGIYCEKPFCRTLAEADEIVAACGKHDVRLALAHRNRYHPSLPVVKAAVAEGAIGELLEIRCRGKEDQRGGGLDLWVLGCHDFDLARYFAGNALACSAVLEQGSRPALPADVVAGAEGVGPLAGDRVHARFDMENGVPMYFDSIRNAGVKEANFGVQLIGNKGLIDLRIDVEPLAHFVPGNPFQPTSQPRPWVPISSAGIGKPEPIANLKTEVGNHLTAGRDLLASITEGRAPLCSAQDGQAIIEMISAVFASHVQKGARVTLPLTDRSHPLANWT; from the coding sequence ATGTCTTTGAAACATGGCGAGTCGCAACGCGTGGATGCTGGCATGGACCGGCGTCAGTTTTTGTTTGCGGCGGGGGCGATGGCGGCTTGGGCCGCGACGCCGGTCCTGGCCGGTGAGAAGCGGTGGCGGGTGGGGGTCATCGGGCATACCGGACGCGGCAACTACGGTCACGGACTCGATACGATGTGGCTCGCACTGCCTGAGACGGAAGTCGTCGGGTTCGCAGATGCCGATGCCATGGGACGGGAGAAAGAAAAGGCGCGGCTGCCTGGCGTGCCGGCGTTTGCCGATTACCGGGAAATGCTGTCAAAGTTGAAACCGGACATCGTTGCGATTGGCCCGCGGGATGTTTCAGAGCATCGCGACATGATCCTCGCGGCGATTGAAGCAGGGGCCAAGGGGATCTATTGCGAGAAGCCGTTCTGTCGGACGCTGGCGGAAGCGGATGAGATTGTCGCCGCTTGTGGAAAGCATGATGTGCGTCTGGCGCTCGCGCATCGGAATCGTTATCACCCGTCGTTGCCCGTGGTGAAGGCAGCGGTCGCGGAGGGAGCGATTGGGGAACTACTCGAGATTCGCTGTCGTGGGAAAGAAGACCAGCGTGGAGGCGGACTCGACCTGTGGGTACTTGGCTGTCACGACTTCGATCTGGCTCGGTACTTCGCCGGGAATGCGCTCGCCTGTAGTGCAGTGCTGGAGCAGGGGAGTCGTCCGGCACTGCCTGCCGACGTGGTGGCTGGCGCTGAGGGAGTCGGACCATTGGCAGGGGATCGAGTGCATGCGCGGTTCGACATGGAGAACGGCGTGCCGATGTACTTCGATTCCATCCGCAATGCCGGGGTGAAGGAAGCGAACTTTGGAGTGCAGTTAATCGGGAACAAGGGACTGATCGATCTGCGAATTGATGTCGAGCCGCTGGCGCACTTCGTGCCGGGTAATCCGTTTCAGCCGACCTCGCAACCGCGCCCCTGGGTGCCGATCAGTTCCGCCGGGATTGGCAAACCGGAACCGATTGCAAATCTGAAAACGGAAGTGGGAAACCATCTCACCGCTGGCCGGGATCTTCTGGCGTCGATCACCGAAGGACGAGCACCGTTGTGCAGTGCGCAGGATGGCCAGGCGATCATCGAGATGATCTCGGCTGTGTTTGCTTCGCATGTTCAAAAGGGGGCGAGAGTGACTCTGCCACTGACGGATCGTTCGCATCCGTTGGCGAATTGGACGTGA
- a CDS encoding pyridoxamine 5'-phosphate oxidase family protein, whose translation MSDPTPAEQQRKLGELIHEIYVAMLVTVAPDGSLHGRPMATNNTKFDGTLWFLTDHDSVKVLEVQQQPQVNVSYADPKRQHYVSVSGTAEVTRDRKLIEEQWTPSAKVWFPDGPQDERIALLKVTVTRAEYWDAPSSRFVLLTGLVKSILTGQRPGPVGKHGEYQRSANS comes from the coding sequence ATGTCCGATCCAACACCTGCCGAGCAGCAACGTAAGCTCGGCGAACTCATTCATGAGATCTACGTCGCCATGCTGGTGACGGTCGCCCCCGATGGCTCCCTTCACGGGCGCCCCATGGCGACCAACAACACCAAGTTCGATGGCACGCTCTGGTTTCTCACCGATCACGATTCCGTCAAAGTGCTGGAAGTCCAGCAGCAGCCGCAGGTGAACGTCAGCTACGCCGATCCGAAACGGCAACATTACGTCTCGGTCTCCGGCACGGCTGAAGTCACCCGGGATCGCAAACTGATCGAAGAACAGTGGACCCCTTCCGCGAAAGTCTGGTTTCCCGATGGCCCGCAGGATGAGCGGATCGCCCTGCTGAAAGTCACCGTGACCCGCGCGGAATACTGGGATGCTCCCAGCAGTCGTTTCGTCCTGCTCACCGGACTCGTGAAATCCATACTGACCGGTCAGCGACCAGGCCCCGTCGGCAAACACGGCGAATATCAGCGGTCAGCCAATTCTTGA